Within Fibrobacter sp. UWB4, the genomic segment GATAAAGGAAAGGCCGAAAATGGCGAGGGTTGTGAATAGTTTGTTCTTCATGATACAGTAAGCCCTTGTAATTATATCACACCCTGTATTCCAATCATCCGCGCTAAAAGATAAAATCTTCTTCTCTGAAATGCTCGTAAATAAGAGTAAAAAGAACTATACAATAAGTTTTTGTGAACTTACGCACAACTTATTTATTATCAAAGACTTACAAAAAAGAAAAACGCCCCGGTTTGGGGCGTTCAGTTCCGTTTTAGACCTTTTTTAGTACTTGGCCTTGAGAACTTCGGGGCATTCCACTTCGACGTAATCGTGCAACGGGTTGCCTGCGCCGCTCATGAAGTTGGCGAGGAACAAGCAGCCCTTCTTGGCTTCGCTGTCGCTAGAGAATACGCTTTCGCATTTGTTTTTATAGCACTTGAGAGTTGCAGTGGGCTTGTAGTTGCTTTCCTTTTCGCAGTCGGAAAGGAGGCCACCGTACTGTTCGCCTTGCGGACCCCAGCCCATGGAGGAGCAGCCGTTGAACATGCCCACGCCACCGCCTGGAATCATGATATCAAACTGGCCCTGCTGCACATCGCCACCGATATTCGTTGTCATGATGATGAGCTTCTTGCCCTTGATGGATCTGTGGTTGTCGTCTGTTGAATACTTACCCTTGCCGGTGAAAGTGAGCTGGTAGCACTTGCCGCAAGAGCCGCCGTCGCTTGCAGGCACAGCCGCGAAAGCGAAACCCATTTCATTACAGCCGTCGATTGTAAATGGAATCTGGCTTGTGCAGGTCATGAGGCCGCCGCCACTGCAAACGCTGCCGCCACCCCAGTCGGTGCTTTCGTTCTTGCCCTTGTTGGTGCACTGTCTAGAGTAGTTGCCGTTTGCGTGTTCTGGCCAGGAGCAGTGAGGCTTGCAGCAATCCCAGTAACGGGTTGCCCAACCGGAACCGCTCTTGCCGCCGCTTTTCACCTTGATCGACGGGCACTGTCCGGTTACAGGTGCAGAAGAGCTGCTCTTTGGCTGGGAGCTGCTGCTGCTCTTGACCTGGGAACTGCTGCTCTTGGGAGGATTAGCACTGCTGCTGCTCTGGACCGGCGGAACGTATGCAGAGGAGCTGCTGACTATAGGAGGAACGTATACGCTTGAAGAAGACGGGATCACGGGAGGAATGTAGTACGCACACTTTGAGTCCGGTGTCAGAAGCGGGAGCTTCGAGAGGTCGGCCTGCGTGATCGTAGC encodes:
- a CDS encoding glycosyl hydrolase family 5, coding for MKYPLLKSLLALGTIGLACSCSEKSPTNKDGEVSFVPCEDALYLIKEGYIILQDFRVTDINGNQVGTAYPVQFTNYVIIKDLNQVNLVNQVDLSDPKRVKTLPGDPTKCSVVPPSTQVTSCVNAWYLAADKNFLIYDDYTVTDEAGATAGIWNFVPNSTSTIFISDLSGNLLVNNINLTSLPIISGDGIFYTITEPAFLHIDNTGRYLIYSDLSVTDPSGNLVGSFDIATGTIKSKANGATITQADLSKLPLLTPDSKCAYYIPPVIPSSSSVYVPPIVSSSSAYVPPVQSSSSANPPKSSSSQVKSSSSSQPKSSSSAPVTGQCPSIKVKSGGKSGSGWATRYWDCCKPHCSWPEHANGNYSRQCTNKGKNESTDWGGGSVCSGGGLMTCTSQIPFTIDGCNEMGFAFAAVPASDGGSCGKCYQLTFTGKGKYSTDDNHRSIKGKKLIIMTTNIGGDVQQGQFDIMIPGGGVGMFNGCSSMGWGPQGEQYGGLLSDCEKESNYKPTATLKCYKNKCESVFSSDSEAKKGCLFLANFMSGAGNPLHDYVEVECPEVLKAKY